The following coding sequences are from one Leptolyngbya sp. NIES-3755 window:
- a CDS encoding argininosuccinate lyase (similar to AA sequence:cyanobase_aa:LBDG_52500), with product MSPQLPEHKPQQTWSQRFESALHPAIAEFNASIGFDIELIEYDLTGSQAHAKMLAKTGIISAEEGDRLVSGLEQIRQEYRQGQFQPGVDAEDVHFAVEKRLTEITGDVGKKLHTARSRNDQVGTDTRLYLRAEIEAIRQHIRAFQGVLLDLAEANVQTLIPGYTHLQRAQPISLAHHLLAYFEMTQRDWTRLGEIYQRVNLSPLGSGALAGTTFPIDRHYTAELLEFGGLYENSLDGVSDRDFAIEFLCAASLIMVHLSRLSEEVIFWASQEFSFVTLKDSCATGSSIMPQKKNPDVPELVRGKTGRVFGHLQGMLVLMKGLPLAYNKDLQEDKEALFDAVKTVKACLEALTILFREGLEFRTARLHEAVAEDFSNATDVADYLASKGVPFREAYNLVGKVVRSCLSQNKLLKDLSLAEWQELHPAFESDIYEAIAPSQVVAARNSFGGTGFEQIDRALHSAKQRFQQD from the coding sequence TTGAGTCCTCAGTTGCCTGAACATAAACCCCAACAAACTTGGAGTCAGCGATTTGAATCTGCATTGCATCCCGCGATCGCAGAATTCAACGCCAGCATCGGTTTTGATATTGAATTGATCGAGTACGACCTCACTGGATCGCAGGCACACGCAAAAATGCTGGCAAAAACTGGCATTATTTCTGCCGAAGAAGGCGATCGATTAGTGAGTGGACTGGAGCAGATTCGCCAGGAATATCGCCAGGGACAGTTTCAACCGGGCGTGGATGCCGAAGATGTGCATTTTGCGGTGGAGAAACGGCTGACCGAGATTACGGGCGATGTGGGTAAGAAACTGCATACGGCTCGATCGAGAAATGACCAGGTGGGAACGGATACTCGCTTGTATTTACGCGCTGAAATTGAAGCGATTCGTCAGCATATTCGAGCCTTTCAAGGTGTTCTACTCGATTTAGCCGAAGCGAACGTTCAAACGCTGATTCCGGGCTATACGCATCTTCAGCGGGCACAGCCGATTAGTCTCGCTCATCATTTGCTAGCTTATTTTGAAATGACGCAGCGGGATTGGACGCGACTCGGTGAAATTTATCAACGTGTGAATCTGTCGCCGCTGGGGTCTGGCGCATTAGCGGGTACGACCTTTCCGATCGATCGACATTACACCGCTGAGTTATTAGAGTTTGGCGGCTTGTACGAGAACAGTTTGGATGGAGTCAGCGATCGAGATTTCGCGATCGAGTTCCTTTGTGCTGCAAGTTTGATCATGGTTCACCTCAGCCGCTTATCTGAGGAAGTGATCTTCTGGGCATCTCAAGAATTTAGCTTTGTGACGCTGAAAGATAGTTGTGCCACGGGTTCGAGCATCATGCCACAGAAAAAGAATCCGGATGTGCCTGAATTAGTTCGCGGCAAAACTGGACGAGTCTTTGGACATTTGCAAGGCATGTTAGTGCTGATGAAAGGTTTACCACTGGCATATAACAAGGATTTGCAAGAAGACAAAGAAGCCTTATTCGATGCGGTAAAAACGGTAAAGGCTTGTCTTGAAGCGTTGACAATTCTATTTCGAGAAGGGCTAGAGTTTCGGACTGCTCGATTACATGAAGCGGTCGCAGAAGATTTTTCAAACGCAACGGATGTAGCGGATTATCTTGCATCGAAGGGCGTTCCATTCCGAGAAGCATATAACTTAGTTGGAAAAGTGGTTCGATCGTGCCTTTCTCAGAACAAGTTATTGAAAGACCTTTCACTTGCAGAATGGCAGGAATTACACCCCGCATTTGAATCGGATATTTACGAAGCAATCGCGCCTTCTCAAGTGGTTGCGGCTCGAAATAGTTTTGGTGGAACTGGATTTGAGCAAATCGATCGAGCGCTTCACTCTGCAAAACAACGATTTCAACAGGATTAG
- a CDS encoding alkyl hydroperoxide reductase (similar to AA sequence:cyanobase_aa:LBDG_52510), with protein MSLNIGDRAPDFALPDTNGNLVKLSELKGKRVVLYFYPRDNTPGCTKEACGFRDAYEQYQSQEIVVLGVSTDDAKSHEKFVKKFNLPFPLLIDEGGKISEQYESYGLKKFMGKEYLGIIRNTFVISPDGTIEKVYRKVKPDLHATQILADLA; from the coding sequence ATGAGTTTGAATATTGGCGATCGCGCTCCCGATTTTGCCCTACCCGATACGAATGGCAATCTAGTCAAGCTTTCAGAACTCAAAGGAAAGCGAGTGGTTTTGTACTTTTATCCGCGTGATAATACGCCTGGATGTACAAAAGAAGCCTGCGGATTTCGGGATGCCTATGAGCAATACCAATCTCAAGAAATTGTCGTTTTAGGGGTGAGTACGGACGATGCAAAGTCGCACGAAAAGTTCGTAAAAAAGTTCAATCTTCCCTTTCCATTACTGATTGACGAAGGCGGAAAAATCTCGGAACAATATGAAAGCTACGGACTCAAAAAGTTTATGGGCAAAGAGTATTTAGGGATTATTCGGAATACCTTTGTGATCAGTCCAGATGGTACGATCGAAAAGGTCTATCGCAAAGTCAAGCCCGATCTTCATGCAACTCAAATTCTTGCGGATCTTGCGTAA
- a CDS encoding mutator protein (similar to AA sequence:cyanobase_aa:LBDG_52520), with protein MKGCVCDFSAYYPFPLFPKFMRRLWHYFQTVLGVIFRHPVTGTSIITVLPDERIVLIRRRDNGLWSLPGGIVDWGEDLPTAIRRELAEETGLELTKIRRLVGIYSAPDRDPRMHSICVVVEVEATGTFNPKDTDEVAEVQAFECSHLPPGRLSHDHGKQLQDYFAGKTTIE; from the coding sequence ATGAAAGGTTGTGTTTGCGACTTTTCGGCGTACTATCCCTTCCCTTTGTTTCCTAAGTTTATGCGTCGGCTTTGGCACTATTTCCAAACCGTTCTGGGTGTAATTTTTCGGCATCCAGTCACCGGAACCAGCATCATTACTGTTTTGCCAGATGAGCGAATTGTTCTGATTCGCAGACGAGATAATGGCTTGTGGAGTCTTCCTGGTGGCATTGTCGATTGGGGTGAAGATTTACCCACTGCGATTCGACGTGAATTAGCTGAGGAGACCGGATTGGAATTGACCAAAATTCGACGATTGGTGGGAATTTATTCGGCTCCCGATCGCGATCCGAGAATGCACTCGATTTGTGTCGTCGTTGAAGTGGAAGCGACCGGAACGTTCAATCCGAAAGATACAGATGAAGTGGCAGAAGTGCAGGCGTTTGAATGTTCGCATTTGCCTCCCGGTCGGTTGTCTCATGATCACGGGAAGCAATTGCAGGATTATTTTGCGGGGAAAACGACGATCGAATAG
- a CDS encoding hypothetical protein (hypothetical protein N9414_04675;~similar to AA sequence:cyanobase_aa:LBDG_00220) yields MSNSVKEKISTDLKQAKEVGQLRADRIRDIMRSAIAQVTSELKAGTGDLRSLVRDAFSTAATSLQESGTHVKEDITASVEGVVEGISRARQQRIAETEAEVKRLQAQLAEQEDELEQEVEAGMSGLKDAAREMSGEAREQIENAIESIRNSEEAALLKKRYAQVQAQLAILKANLAARSEDYHDRAQAHLNEAKEWYDQARPQAESAKQQADQKMAELDQKIGEAGVALAQRERQVRQMLKDLLKQATDMVREAGEARSKSSTKSGDAPKLPPTQIEIEDSKIR; encoded by the coding sequence ATGTCTAATTCTGTCAAAGAAAAAATTTCAACCGACCTGAAACAAGCGAAAGAAGTTGGACAACTGAGAGCCGATCGCATTCGCGACATTATGAGAAGCGCGATCGCACAAGTGACTTCAGAACTGAAAGCCGGAACTGGAGATCTTCGATCGCTCGTTCGAGATGCCTTTTCCACGGCTGCCACGAGCCTGCAAGAAAGCGGAACCCATGTCAAAGAAGACATTACCGCATCGGTTGAAGGCGTGGTCGAGGGCATCAGTCGCGCCCGCCAACAACGGATTGCCGAAACAGAAGCCGAAGTGAAACGGCTCCAAGCACAATTGGCAGAGCAAGAGGATGAACTGGAACAAGAAGTTGAAGCGGGCATGAGCGGGCTGAAAGATGCGGCACGAGAAATGTCGGGTGAAGCTCGCGAACAGATTGAGAATGCGATCGAGTCCATTCGCAACAGTGAGGAGGCAGCTTTGTTGAAGAAACGGTATGCCCAAGTTCAAGCACAATTGGCGATTCTGAAGGCGAATTTAGCGGCTCGGAGCGAAGATTATCACGATCGTGCTCAGGCGCATTTGAATGAGGCGAAAGAATGGTACGACCAAGCACGACCCCAAGCCGAATCTGCGAAACAGCAAGCCGATCAGAAGATGGCAGAACTCGATCAAAAAATTGGTGAGGCTGGAGTGGCACTGGCACAACGGGAACGTCAAGTGCGCCAAATGCTTAAAGACTTGTTGAAGCAAGCGACTGATATGGTGCGAGAAGCGGGAGAAGCTCGATCGAAGTCTTCGACCAAATCAGGGGATGCGCCAAAGTTACCACCGACTCAGATCGAAATCGAGGATAGCAAGATTCGATAG
- a CDS encoding hypothetical protein (outer membrane insertion C-terminal signal domain protein;~similar to AA sequence:cyanobase_aa:LBDG_00210) gives MKFSLKSVAVLSALSAVAVSPLFFAGSASAQPVRFDGSYVGAGVGGSVTQGGRGNDESKFGGNIQGRFAVPNAPVSVRGSVLFDGDNSVIIPSLTYDVPVAKNTNVYVGAGYGFVQNDGRTSQLGNKDAAVISAGVESEVARGVVVYSDAKYGINAYEGGAGSVSLVGGVGLRF, from the coding sequence ATGAAATTCTCTCTCAAATCTGTTGCAGTTCTTTCCGCTCTTTCCGCTGTTGCAGTTTCGCCTCTGTTCTTTGCTGGATCGGCTTCTGCACAACCCGTTCGCTTCGATGGAAGCTATGTTGGTGCGGGTGTTGGTGGTAGCGTGACCCAAGGCGGACGTGGCAATGACGAATCGAAATTCGGCGGAAACATTCAAGGACGTTTTGCAGTTCCGAATGCACCTGTTTCTGTTCGTGGTTCAGTCTTATTTGACGGCGACAACAGCGTGATTATCCCTTCATTGACCTATGACGTTCCTGTTGCTAAAAACACCAACGTTTATGTCGGTGCAGGTTATGGATTCGTCCAAAATGATGGTCGCACTTCTCAATTAGGTAACAAAGATGCGGCTGTGATTTCGGCAGGTGTTGAATCGGAAGTTGCTCGTGGCGTTGTTGTTTATAGCGATGCAAAATATGGCATCAACGCTTATGAAGGTGGTGCAGGTTCGGTCAGCTTAGTCGGTGGTGTTGGTCTGCGATTCTAA
- a CDS encoding NAD dependent epimerase/dehydratase family protein (similar to AA sequence:cyanobase_aa:LBDG_01690), with protein sequence MDLRFLDSQLLVQCLLGISAIVLAELMRDAYHLAGHYWQPLRKFHNLHHKAYRPDLTIASLETYQRAQLYNDVPEAMAMFSATTFLAGLTQMPGFWLGSLYSLVFLIPALARSQGLLLKTDVTHKPGDLVDLPKPWIVNRTYHWRHHFDEPNAYFCGHFTIVDKMLGTSLSLKDKKVAVTGASGTLGQALVAELTKQGARVIALTTNDTAQFDSKVEVLQWRVGAEEELRSRLQKVDIFILNHGVNVQGDRSPEAIQKSYEVNTFSTWKLAELFLETVTESSHKALKELWINTSEAEVNPAFSPLYELSKRTLGDLITMRRLDSPCIIRKLILGPFKSQLNPYGVMSAPDVAWAIVALARRDFRDIIVTINPITYMLFPIKEALQSLYFRMFTRSTH encoded by the coding sequence ATGGATTTGCGATTTCTGGACAGTCAGCTACTCGTTCAATGCCTCCTCGGAATTTCTGCGATCGTCTTAGCAGAACTAATGCGGGACGCTTACCACCTTGCCGGACACTACTGGCAACCTTTGAGAAAGTTCCATAATTTGCATCACAAAGCTTATCGTCCTGATTTGACGATCGCCAGTTTAGAAACCTACCAGCGGGCGCAGCTTTATAATGATGTCCCAGAAGCAATGGCGATGTTTAGCGCCACAACCTTCCTCGCAGGACTCACCCAAATGCCGGGTTTCTGGCTTGGATCGCTCTATTCGTTGGTGTTTCTGATTCCAGCATTAGCACGATCGCAAGGTCTCCTCCTAAAAACCGATGTCACCCACAAGCCTGGTGATTTGGTCGATCTACCCAAGCCGTGGATTGTGAATCGCACCTACCACTGGCGACATCATTTTGATGAGCCGAACGCTTATTTTTGTGGTCACTTTACGATCGTAGACAAAATGCTAGGAACCAGTTTGTCGCTCAAAGATAAGAAGGTTGCAGTTACGGGAGCATCAGGCACACTTGGACAGGCGTTAGTTGCCGAGTTGACTAAGCAAGGTGCGAGAGTCATCGCTCTGACCACGAATGATACGGCTCAATTCGATTCAAAGGTCGAAGTCTTGCAGTGGCGGGTTGGAGCCGAGGAAGAACTGCGATCGCGTCTCCAAAAAGTCGATATCTTCATCCTGAATCACGGCGTGAATGTACAGGGCGATCGTTCTCCTGAAGCAATTCAGAAGTCTTACGAGGTCAACACTTTCTCAACTTGGAAGCTAGCGGAATTATTCCTAGAGACTGTGACCGAATCCTCCCATAAAGCGCTTAAAGAGCTTTGGATCAATACTTCAGAAGCCGAAGTCAATCCTGCATTTAGTCCGCTGTATGAACTCTCGAAACGGACACTGGGCGATTTGATCACGATGCGCCGATTGGATTCACCCTGCATTATTCGTAAGCTGATTTTGGGACCGTTTAAGAGCCAATTGAATCCATATGGAGTCATGTCAGCACCCGATGTAGCTTGGGCGATCGTCGCTTTGGCAAGACGCGATTTTCGAGACATTATCGTGACGATTAACCCGATTACCTACATGCTGTTTCCGATTAAAGAGGCTTTGCAGTCTTTGTATTTTCGGATGTTTACTCGATCGACTCATTAA
- a CDS encoding putative DNA topoisomerase I (similar to AA sequence:cyanobase_aa:LBDG_24250), with product MNLAVEELPTEIPSDPIESAESVGLHYVSDEMPGIKRKRSGKSFLYFDPDGDRIKDEKTVQRINSLAIPPAYKDVWICPLENGHLQATGRDAKGRKQYRYHPLWRSIRDQTKFTRMIAFSQALPEIRRRIEHDLSLPGLPKQKVLATVLKLMELTRIRVGNEEYAKTNNSYGLTTLHDEHVNVAGSKVQFEFRGKSGVDHTIEVSDKRLAKIVKRCQDLPGQELFQYLDENNQPQDIKSSDVNDYLREITGQEFTAKDFRTWAGTVLAASHLAEIGKFTSQTAAKKNITQAVKTVSSYLGNRPATCKKYYIHPNILEAYLDESLHDIVEKHSTIVIDDCHALRVEELIVVALLTETVSDLT from the coding sequence ATGAACCTAGCTGTCGAAGAGCTTCCTACTGAAATTCCGAGTGATCCGATCGAGTCTGCTGAGTCGGTTGGACTGCACTATGTCAGCGACGAAATGCCGGGAATTAAACGGAAGCGATCGGGCAAAAGTTTTCTCTATTTTGATCCGGATGGCGATCGCATCAAAGACGAAAAGACCGTTCAGCGAATCAATTCCCTCGCGATTCCGCCTGCTTATAAAGATGTGTGGATTTGTCCGCTTGAGAATGGACATTTGCAGGCAACGGGACGAGATGCCAAAGGACGGAAGCAATATCGATATCATCCCCTTTGGCGATCGATTCGTGATCAAACGAAATTCACTCGCATGATCGCCTTTAGTCAAGCACTTCCAGAGATTCGTCGTCGGATCGAGCATGATTTATCTCTACCTGGACTGCCGAAACAGAAGGTATTAGCGACTGTTCTAAAACTGATGGAACTGACGCGGATTCGAGTTGGGAATGAGGAATACGCGAAAACGAATAACTCTTATGGATTAACCACACTGCACGATGAGCATGTGAATGTTGCTGGCTCAAAAGTTCAATTTGAATTTCGGGGAAAAAGCGGCGTTGATCATACGATCGAGGTGAGTGACAAAAGGCTCGCAAAAATCGTAAAACGCTGCCAGGATCTTCCAGGACAGGAGCTTTTTCAGTATTTAGACGAGAACAATCAGCCGCAAGATATCAAATCGAGCGACGTGAATGATTATTTGAGAGAAATTACTGGGCAAGAATTCACTGCAAAAGACTTTCGGACTTGGGCTGGAACTGTTTTAGCCGCATCACATCTGGCAGAAATTGGAAAATTCACTTCTCAAACGGCTGCTAAAAAGAATATTACTCAAGCGGTTAAAACCGTTTCATCTTATTTAGGGAATCGTCCTGCAACGTGCAAAAAATACTATATTCATCCGAATATTTTAGAAGCGTATCTGGATGAATCGTTGCATGATATCGTCGAAAAACATAGCACGATCGTGATTGACGATTGCCATGCGTTGCGAGTCGAAGAACTGATTGTCGTTGCTCTATTGACTGAAACCGTTAGCGATCTCACCTAA
- a CDS encoding hypothetical protein (hypothetical protein KYC_20924;~similar to AA sequence:cyanobase_aa:LBDG_24260) has protein sequence MEINLPDVLAEVTAVFEQYEQALISNNVAVLDQLFWQSPHTIRYGATENLYGYDAIAQFRAGRSATGLDRTLKNTVITTYGRDFATANTEFVRPNKNGRQSQTWMRTSEGWKVVAAHVSFL, from the coding sequence ATGGAAATTAATCTTCCTGATGTGTTGGCAGAAGTGACCGCTGTTTTTGAACAGTATGAACAGGCGTTAATCAGCAATAATGTTGCAGTCTTGGATCAGCTTTTTTGGCAGAGTCCGCATACGATTCGATACGGAGCCACTGAGAATTTGTATGGGTATGATGCGATCGCACAATTTCGCGCAGGTCGATCGGCAACGGGACTCGATCGGACTTTGAAAAACACTGTGATCACTACTTACGGAAGAGATTTCGCCACTGCCAATACGGAGTTTGTTCGACCCAACAAAAACGGGCGACAAAGCCAGACCTGGATGCGAACATCAGAAGGCTGGAAAGTTGTCGCCGCTCATGTTTCATTCTTATAA
- a CDS encoding glycosyl transferase group 1 (similar to AA sequence:cyanobase_aa:LBDG_24300), translating into MAISGQRPRIALISVHGDPAIEIGKEEAGGQNVYVRQVGEALSRQGWQVDMFTRKVSIDQPEMVQHTPHCRTIRLVAGPQAFIPRDDLFGYLPEFVKQFQQFQAELGYQYPLVHTNYWLSSWVGMTLKKLQGSKQIHTYHSLGAVKYQAVSAIPMIAKTRLATEKLCLETAERIVATSPQEQAHMRSLVSAHGNIDIIPCGTDIERFGRISRAEARQALGLDQDAKIVLYVGRFDRRKGIETTVRAVGQLQHENLQLIIGGGSTPGQSDGMERDRIEGIVNELGLQDMTLFPGRLGLENLHLYYAAADVCTVPSHYEPFGLVAIEAMASGTPVVASDVGGLQFTVIPDETGLLAPPKDEDAFAKALDRILADSEYRDRLGRGGRDRVEEMFSWDGVASQLGKLYQQVLKVPTKAPAAVSA; encoded by the coding sequence ATGGCTATCTCAGGTCAGCGTCCTCGGATCGCATTAATTTCAGTACACGGTGATCCCGCGATCGAAATTGGAAAAGAAGAAGCGGGTGGACAGAATGTTTATGTGCGTCAGGTGGGTGAAGCGCTCTCGCGTCAAGGCTGGCAAGTGGATATGTTCACTCGCAAAGTCTCGATCGATCAGCCTGAGATGGTTCAACATACACCGCATTGCCGCACTATTCGCTTGGTCGCTGGACCGCAAGCGTTTATTCCCCGCGATGATTTGTTCGGATACTTGCCTGAGTTTGTCAAACAATTTCAACAGTTCCAAGCTGAACTGGGCTATCAATACCCATTAGTGCATACGAATTACTGGTTATCGTCTTGGGTAGGCATGACCTTAAAGAAACTCCAAGGTTCAAAACAGATTCATACTTACCATTCTTTAGGTGCGGTGAAGTATCAAGCCGTTTCTGCGATTCCCATGATTGCGAAAACGAGATTGGCGACTGAAAAGCTATGTTTAGAAACAGCAGAACGGATTGTTGCAACCAGTCCTCAAGAACAGGCTCACATGCGATCGCTGGTTTCTGCTCACGGCAATATCGATATCATTCCCTGTGGTACAGACATTGAACGATTTGGCAGAATTTCTCGTGCAGAAGCGCGTCAAGCGTTGGGACTAGATCAAGATGCCAAGATTGTTCTATACGTGGGACGCTTCGATCGACGAAAAGGAATCGAAACGACTGTTCGCGCTGTTGGACAATTACAGCATGAGAATTTGCAGTTAATCATCGGTGGAGGCAGTACTCCAGGACAGAGCGATGGCATGGAACGCGATCGCATTGAGGGGATTGTGAATGAGCTTGGATTGCAAGACATGACTCTGTTCCCCGGTCGTTTAGGACTTGAGAATCTGCATCTCTATTACGCGGCGGCTGATGTATGTACCGTTCCGAGCCATTATGAGCCGTTTGGACTGGTTGCGATCGAAGCGATGGCAAGTGGGACTCCAGTGGTGGCTTCAGATGTGGGTGGATTGCAGTTTACGGTGATTCCTGATGAAACCGGATTGTTAGCACCACCGAAAGATGAGGATGCGTTTGCGAAAGCTCTCGATCGTATTTTGGCGGATTCAGAGTATCGCGATCGATTGGGGCGTGGAGGACGCGATCGGGTTGAGGAGATGTTTAGCTGGGATGGCGTGGCTTCTCAGTTAGGTAAGCTTTATCAGCAAGTCTTGAAAGTGCCGACGAAAGCACCCGCAGCAGTTAGCGCCTAA
- a CDS encoding solanesyl diphosphate synthase (similar to AA sequence:cyanobase_aa:LBDG_24310), which translates to MTSATSLFSPVEADLRLLAENLKNLIGARHPILYAAAEHLFSAGGKRIRPAIVLLVARATMRGQEITQRHRRLAEITEMIHTASLVHDDVIDESEMRRGLPAVHSRFSTQVAVLAGDFLFAQSSWYLANLENIEVIKLLSEVIKDFAEGEIQQGLLRFDTGLTIESYLEKSYYKTASLIANSSKAAALLSEASDTEAQKLYQYGRHLGLAFQVVDDIFDFTSSSEGLGKPAGSDLKSGNLTAPVLYALEEKPYLEELIDREFAQEDDLEQALALVRDSQGIQRAKDLATYHAKAAIDYLSDLPPSDSRQALIKLADYVLNRSY; encoded by the coding sequence ATGACCTCAGCCACATCCCTCTTTTCTCCGGTAGAAGCGGATTTACGTTTACTTGCCGAGAATCTTAAAAATCTCATCGGTGCGCGTCATCCCATTCTCTACGCTGCCGCAGAACACCTGTTTAGCGCCGGAGGAAAACGTATTCGCCCCGCGATCGTTCTCTTAGTTGCCCGCGCCACGATGCGAGGACAAGAAATCACTCAACGCCATCGCCGCCTTGCCGAAATCACCGAAATGATTCATACGGCGAGTTTGGTGCATGATGATGTGATCGATGAATCTGAAATGCGACGCGGCTTGCCTGCGGTTCATAGTCGATTTAGTACGCAAGTGGCAGTGCTGGCAGGCGATTTTCTCTTTGCTCAGTCCTCCTGGTACTTGGCGAACTTAGAAAATATTGAAGTGATTAAACTTTTGTCCGAAGTGATTAAGGATTTTGCTGAGGGAGAAATTCAGCAGGGTTTACTTCGATTTGATACGGGTTTAACGATCGAGTCTTATTTAGAAAAAAGCTACTATAAGACCGCTTCTTTAATCGCAAACAGTTCTAAGGCAGCGGCTTTACTAAGTGAGGCATCTGACACTGAGGCTCAAAAGCTTTATCAATACGGACGGCACTTAGGTTTAGCGTTTCAAGTTGTCGATGATATTTTCGACTTTACGAGTTCAAGTGAAGGACTTGGAAAGCCTGCGGGATCGGATCTCAAGAGTGGAAATCTGACGGCTCCAGTGCTGTATGCCTTGGAAGAAAAGCCGTATTTAGAAGAGTTAATCGATCGAGAATTTGCTCAAGAAGATGATTTAGAACAAGCTTTAGCACTGGTGCGAGATAGTCAGGGAATTCAAAGGGCGAAAGATTTGGCGACGTATCATGCGAAAGCTGCGATTGACTATCTTTCGGATTTGCCTCCGTCTGACTCTAGACAGGCATTAATTAAGCTTGCAGACTATGTGCTAAATCGCTCTTATTAG
- a CDS encoding hypothetical protein (similar to AA sequence:cyanobase_aa:LBDG_31080), whose protein sequence is MTRQPFDEFSKQLFEALLSPYGRVTIDQNVSGEARRIDIYFEPTDSAQLDPDELGQLAQLSTTKSLFEPFRNPPSSTDVRTCAMKLYMLHAELNRAGDRILPDSELPQLWILASSVSDCVLDEFGGELLGEDGIYTFDRGWRTGLVNITELPVNEETLWLRLLGKGMTQEQAIEELLLLPAANPKRSTALDLLVRWRISIEVTQNVEAEEEQFLVALSQVYLEWERRTRTEGIEQGERQGKISVVLMVLRSRFSVSKAIGTQIQDLSTIALDELAIALLDFNSVEDLEQWLQAR, encoded by the coding sequence ATGACCCGACAGCCATTCGACGAATTCTCCAAACAATTATTCGAGGCACTGCTTAGTCCCTATGGGCGAGTGACGATCGATCAAAATGTCTCTGGAGAAGCCCGCCGCATCGATATCTATTTTGAACCTACCGATTCAGCCCAACTCGATCCAGATGAACTCGGACAACTTGCTCAGTTAAGCACGACGAAATCTCTGTTCGAGCCATTTCGCAATCCGCCCTCCAGCACCGATGTGCGAACTTGTGCCATGAAACTCTACATGCTTCACGCTGAACTAAATCGCGCTGGCGATCGAATTCTTCCCGACTCTGAACTGCCGCAGTTGTGGATTCTTGCCTCTTCAGTGAGCGATTGTGTACTTGATGAATTCGGGGGTGAACTGTTGGGAGAAGATGGAATTTACACGTTCGATCGAGGTTGGCGAACGGGTTTGGTCAATATTACTGAACTTCCAGTGAACGAAGAAACTTTATGGCTCCGGCTCTTAGGCAAAGGAATGACTCAAGAGCAAGCGATCGAAGAATTGCTTCTGTTGCCGGCTGCAAACCCGAAACGATCTACTGCACTTGATTTGTTAGTCCGATGGCGAATTAGTATAGAAGTAACCCAAAACGTTGAAGCAGAAGAGGAGCAATTTCTGGTGGCACTCTCACAGGTATACCTTGAATGGGAACGTAGAACTCGCACCGAAGGCATTGAGCAGGGTGAGCGGCAAGGCAAGATCTCTGTTGTTCTGATGGTTTTACGATCGCGCTTTTCCGTTTCCAAAGCGATCGGAACCCAAATTCAAGATCTAAGCACGATCGCTTTGGATGAATTAGCGATCGCGCTTCTCGATTTCAATTCGGTTGAAGACCTAGAGCAGTGGCTACAAGCAAGATAG